The Arachis hypogaea cultivar Tifrunner chromosome 16, arahy.Tifrunner.gnm2.J5K5, whole genome shotgun sequence genome contains a region encoding:
- the LOC112754863 gene encoding 5'-adenylylsulfate reductase-like 5 isoform X1, giving the protein MASLLLLLFITSFSFAQSSYVSSPDVPPFLYALQSQCSIDVSPTPPRQVDGDFIDAILSSRKSIEQISILFYASWCPFSQRLLPDYEVLSSMFPHVEYLALEQSSALPSLYSKYGIHSLPAILLVNQSCRVRYRGPHNIKTLVEFYERNTGFEANLNIVIHQLSSLMRDEHSTMKSLVGVSLKEISSREPYLVFSVLFLCLRMLLFVFPKIISHLQAFWNSYAPHLNLQIFSETSQVMMGRVRNVVDVRRIWNKLRLCKTRNFHERARSAKAWASSLASVSLGESASSAR; this is encoded by the exons ATGGCTTCTCTGCTTCTTCTCCTCTTCATCACTTCTTTCTCCTTCGCGCAATCCTCGTATGTATCATCTCCAGACGTTCCTCCTTTTCTTTATGCCCTTCAATCTCAATGCTCTATTGACGTTTCGCCGACACCGCCTCGTCAG GTTGATGGGGATTTCATAGACGCGATTTTGTCCAGCAGAAAGAGCATTGAACAAATTTCTATACTCTTCTATGCTTCCTGGTGCCCTTTTTCACAAAGATTGCTTCCCGACTATGAAGTTCTTAGTTCCATGTTTCCTCACGTAGAATATTTGGCACTTGAGCAGTCATCAGCTTTGCCAAG CTTATATTCAAAATATGGAATCCATAGCCTGCCTGCTATCTTACTGGTGAACCAGTCTTGTAGGGTGAGATATCGTGGTCCGCACAATATTAAAACCCTTGTAGAATTTTATGAGAGAAACACAG GATTTGAAGCAAATCTTAACATTGTTATACATCAACTAAGCAGCTTAATGAGAGATGAGCATTCGACAATGAAGTCTTTAGTTGGTGTGTCGCTTAAAGAAATATCGAGCAGGGAACCTTACTTAGTGTTCTCGGTATTGTTTCTATGCTTGAGGATGCTCCTCTTTGTGTTTCCCAAGATCATATCACACCTCCAAGCATTCTGGAATTCGTATGCTCCTCATCTCAACTTGCAAATATTCAGTGAGACAAGCCAAGTGATGATGGGACGTGTTCGCAACGTGGTTGATGTCAGGAGGATATGGAACAAGTTACGATTATGCAAGACCAGGAACTTTCATGAGAGGGCGAGGAGCGCCAAGGCCTGGGCTTCTTCTCTGGCTTCTGTTTCATTGGGAGAGTCGGCATCCTCCGCCAGGTGA
- the LOC112754863 gene encoding 5'-adenylylsulfate reductase-like 5 isoform X2 — protein sequence MVYLMVDGDFIDAILSSRKSIEQISILFYASWCPFSQRLLPDYEVLSSMFPHVEYLALEQSSALPSLYSKYGIHSLPAILLVNQSCRVRYRGPHNIKTLVEFYERNTGFEANLNIVIHQLSSLMRDEHSTMKSLVGVSLKEISSREPYLVFSVLFLCLRMLLFVFPKIISHLQAFWNSYAPHLNLQIFSETSQVMMGRVRNVVDVRRIWNKLRLCKTRNFHERARSAKAWASSLASVSLGESASSAR from the exons ATGGTTTATTTAATG GTTGATGGGGATTTCATAGACGCGATTTTGTCCAGCAGAAAGAGCATTGAACAAATTTCTATACTCTTCTATGCTTCCTGGTGCCCTTTTTCACAAAGATTGCTTCCCGACTATGAAGTTCTTAGTTCCATGTTTCCTCACGTAGAATATTTGGCACTTGAGCAGTCATCAGCTTTGCCAAG CTTATATTCAAAATATGGAATCCATAGCCTGCCTGCTATCTTACTGGTGAACCAGTCTTGTAGGGTGAGATATCGTGGTCCGCACAATATTAAAACCCTTGTAGAATTTTATGAGAGAAACACAG GATTTGAAGCAAATCTTAACATTGTTATACATCAACTAAGCAGCTTAATGAGAGATGAGCATTCGACAATGAAGTCTTTAGTTGGTGTGTCGCTTAAAGAAATATCGAGCAGGGAACCTTACTTAGTGTTCTCGGTATTGTTTCTATGCTTGAGGATGCTCCTCTTTGTGTTTCCCAAGATCATATCACACCTCCAAGCATTCTGGAATTCGTATGCTCCTCATCTCAACTTGCAAATATTCAGTGAGACAAGCCAAGTGATGATGGGACGTGTTCGCAACGTGGTTGATGTCAGGAGGATATGGAACAAGTTACGATTATGCAAGACCAGGAACTTTCATGAGAGGGCGAGGAGCGCCAAGGCCTGGGCTTCTTCTCTGGCTTCTGTTTCATTGGGAGAGTCGGCATCCTCCGCCAGGTGA